The window CGGAAActggcctggctgctggagTTGTTGCCTCTGATCTGAGTCTAGCGCAGAACGTTATCCGAGAGCTGCAAGCTGGCATCACCTGGATCAACACCTGGGGAGAGTCTCCGGCCGAGATGCCGGTAGGTGGATGGAAGCTGAGTGGCGTTGGTGTTGAAAATGGCTTCGAGGGTATCATGGCTTACATGCGGATAAAGAGCACGCTGGTACAACTGGGCAAGGGAGCAACCAAGGGGATTTTTGCCAAACTATAAGTTGATCACCAgagtttgttcttttttcgcAAAATGGCGTTATCATCGGTTGCATGGGTCAATCTATGAACCTTATAGCAGGGCATAAATAAGCGTCTCATTTGTTTTTCGACGAAATAAAAATTCTTGATCTCAATCCTATATATTGTGCAATGCGAGTTGCTCTATTTCGAAATCTTACGAATATTCTTTTCCAAGCTAATGAGAAGCAGCTACGAAGATAAAGACGACTATATCGTGTCTCTTTATCTGCATGATATGAGAGGATGACTTCGTTCGGCTGAAAATAGTTAGCTAGTTCAAAATAGTGTACGTGGATTATTGAAGCGCAGTCGCATGGCTTATAATCTTGTGATATTCCCAAATTTCTGGTAAACCATGATGTTGAATTGCAACGCACAAAACAGACACCTTGGCGTAATAGATATTTTCAAGCAGCTTAGTGCCTCTTCTTAACCACTCATGATATTGTACAATGTCAAAGATGCTTATACAAAAGCTACAATCTTCAATATCCCACATGTTATTCTGCTTCATACCTTTATCCATATACGCGATATTCCTGTGCTAGGAGAACTTTAAAGGGATAAAGgaaaagccaagaaaaagccaagaaaagGTTAAATCAGCACAATTGcctaataaatagtaatggCAGCCTTTCAGCAGGTACACGGAGCTAGGACAATAGCAGCTACACTATTCTAACTAACAAAGCAGCTATGTAGGAAATTACTCCCTATATCTCCCATCAAAAAAGAACATTGAgtacttaagtatatagcGTTTAGATAATCATACATATCAAAGTATAGCTGTAGACAGCTGATTGCATGTGATGGTCTTAGATCCCGAACGGCTAGAAGACAAACTTTTCTTCTCGTAGCAGTATTTAGGCATCAGGATGCAGTCACAATGGCATTTTAACTCTAGGCTGGAAAAAGTCAAAGGCATGTAGGTGAAGCCTCGTATGACGTAAATCAATAAGTATGCAACGTGAGCTTGTTGCCTATTCACTTGTCAGAAACCAACCAAGTGCCCATGCAGCTGCCTTTTCAGGCTCAAATAGTGGCGATAGCCAAAAATGAAGCTATTTCTGCCCTCTTCTCACCCCACCCACTCCAAGTACCGAGCGATCAGTAATCGTAAGCTTCGAATCGAACGAACTATAATAATGTAAGCAGGACACTATACGGCGACAGCCGAGTAGACGATATGAGCTGAGATCTTGGCGACGTGATTTGCTGCTTATACTTGGGGCATGAGGCTTGTGCAGAGGATTGTCCGAAATAGGAAATTTTGAGATTGCACTAAATTGCGCCCCAAAAATAATTGCCGTGGAAAATGAATCTGATCTTTCTAGTTGGCCCTTCAAATTTGCTAACATGGGCAATTAAAGCTTAGAAATGGGCTTATGATGATGCCAGAAACGACTTAGAAATCACCTCGTAGTTTGAAATTTATAAGCCGAGACGTGAAGAAACAAATGCTAGCTACATATCCTTAGCCACGCGCTAGATCTGCAGCATAGATGATAAGGCATATAATGTTAAAGTCTACTCCTCATACCATGAGCAATTGCTTCTTTCAATACTCAACGATCTAACAGAGATCAATTATGAACGACGTTTTACGTGACTCGCCCTTTGGGCAGATAGTCCGCTTTCTGAGCAAGAATAAATACTTCCAGTATGCTGAAGAACGAGATGGATTTCAAAATCCCTATTACGGTTCGAAAACTTTGCAGAAAGAAGTCGAGATAGAACTTCCCACTACGGCTGCCTCTTCGCATACTACTCTAGAAGGAACTACTGCCACTGGCCTGGCCAGATTGAATTCCCAAAACACTACGACCGATGCTCCACTCGCTGGCGCAACCGACGACGTGGAAAATGGCGAATCAGACAATCCCATCGAGAGGGTCGTTACTATGCAGAGCCATAGTGAAGCGCAGAGAGTAGAAAGTCGTCCCATTAAGCCAACAACTACGAGTGATGGGACAATATTGGTTGATTGGTATACCACTGGTAATATTCCCCAGTCATATCAGCATACTTCGGAACACACACGAACATCAGAAAAAAAGCGATATTATCGGCACATCTGACAAGATCCTAGATGATCCTGAAAATCCACAAAACTGGAGTGCGCTTCGAAAGGGCTTTGTGGCTTTCCAAATATGGTAAATACTGCCTACAGAACCACCTATCAAACACCGCGCTAATTTCACAAGTATTTATTCCTTTGCTGTGTACTTTGGTTCTTCTATCTATATCGGTGCAGTGCCCGAGGTAGTGGAAAGATACGGTATCAGCATCGAGGTTTCTTCTTTAGCTCTCGCTTTATACGTTTTTGGATGTTAGTATACGCGCTTGCGCTTGCATCGTCACTCGGTTGCTAATCATGAATGGATCAATACAGATGGCTTTGGTGCTATGATATTCTCTCCATTAAGCGAGTAAGAATCCTTCCCGAGTTTTCCAATGATCAAAAGTGTCTGAAACTAAACATCCTCTAGGATTGCCGCAATAGGCAGGAATCCCCCGTACATAATAACGCTCTTCATATATACAATACTATGGGTACCAGCATCTCTTGTGGATAATTTCGCTGGATTTGTCGTTCTGCGATTTTTGACAGGCTTTTTCGGTAAGATTGGGATTCTGTTTGAGTGTGGACAACACTAACTTGGTTAATAAACAGGTGCTCCATGCCTTGCAACTGGAGGTGCTTCATTTGCCGATATCGTAAGATCAAATTCTTATATACCGATATACACTTTGAGTTTTTGGCTAACTTGGAATCAGTATCCGCTTCTTCATGTACCTTACTTGTTGGTAATTTGGGGTGGAGCCAGTATGTCCTACATGTTACGCATATAAATAATTGGATTGAGAAACTAACAAAGGATTTTCTTTAGCTGTTTTTGGCCCTGCTCTCGCGCCTGTAATCTCAAATTTCAGTGCCCCTGCCCAAGGATGGCATTGGGTATCGTGGGAGATGCTGTGGCTCAGTGCTCCTATCCTTcttagctttttctttttcctacCCGAAACCTCATCAACTACGATACTTTATTACAGAGCACGACGATTAAGGAAACTGACTGGCAATGATCAATACCGCTCACAAGTAGAAATTGACCAAACAAAACGACGGATGACGATGAAAGACATTTTATACAATGCAATTATCAAGCCGGTCGAGATTAACGTTCTTGATCCTTCGGTACTCTTCTCTACTGTTTATACCAGCCTTGTCTACGCCattttctattctttcttcGAAGCTTTTCCTCTTGTTTTTTCAGGCGTTTATAACTTCAAATTCACGCTCTCTGGGCTCCCCTTTTTAGGAGTCTTTCCGGGGCTGTTTGTGGCTGCTACCCTATGCGTGGTTTCGTGGCACTTCCAAGTGGTTAAGCCTTTTAGAACCGAAGGGTTTAAAGCATTTGGGATTCCAGAAAATCGCTTGGTTCCGGCGCTATTTGCATGTTTTTGGCTTCCCGTCGGCCTATTTCTCTTCGGTATGTCATTCCAAAGCGGGTCGTGTTAGTGGTTCTAAACTAATACATCTTGTTATACGGCAATAGCATGGACATCTCGTCCCAGCGTCCACTGGATGGCTCCCATTATAGGGCTATCACTATCTATTGTTGGTACATTCACAATCATTGTCTGCATGCTACAATATGTGGCTTTCACATATCCGAAATATTCAGCCTCTTTATTCGCTGCGAATGACTTTGCTCGTTCGACCCTGGCGGCGGGTGCGATTATGTTCTCCCGGCCAATGTTTCTAAATCTGGGAATACACTGGGGAGTATCTTTACTCGCATTCTTGGACATTGTGTGCTGCATTTTGTTGTTTGGGCTTTGGAAATTTGGGCCAAGCTTGCGCGCTCGTAGCCGCTTTGCTGAGGCCTAAATGGCAGATATAACAGAAATGTCACAATAAGCAGTGTCTATTTGTTTGCATTTCTTTCATATACGATATtcattttatttaaatagatagatagatgaAGCATAGAGAAGTTGGAAGTCTAATTGCATACTACCActtaatatagaaataaGAAATGTTGATAGCGGGTATATTATTTACATGGTATACTAATGAACCTGTCTTGGTCGCCGGAAATGCCTAGTTATCTAATCGGAGAGGATAGCAACTGAGATTCTTCATATAGAATCAGTTATTACTTATCTTGAATCTTCATTTTAGGTAATGGGCCTGTCGTTGTAGGATACGCTGTTGAGAAGATGAGCTGTCGATGGAGTGATGGGAGTTGCTTCGGCTTTCAGCGCCAATAGCCGTTTTGATGGTGGGCCTGGTTATGACAGGCGTTGGTCTTGGTTATTGAATAATTTTCATCATTGATCGAAACACCGCCAATAATGCTCCTCCCGAAGCAAAACTAATCCTAGGCGTATTTGGGTCAATCTATATTCCCATAAGCTCGTGTCTTTTTGGTATGTTTCACATCTTTATTACTCTCAATATGAGACTTCatctaataaaaaaatagtagcGTGGACTTTAAGGCGTATATGGGTGTGTGAGCTTGTTGGGAGGCTTGAGTGCGCTGTGTATTATGGGTATGGTTTGCCTCTACATCTTTGATGATGCGAATCTTAGACGAAGGAGCAAGTTTGCGGTATCGTAAATCGCGGTGCGACAGCTTTATGTATCGTGTGTCGGTTGGGAAAAGCTTTCAGTTATACAATGAGACATATAAATTAcatatctttaaaatataggtcGTATAAGACTATTTTGAGAGATGAACGAGGGGACACTGTTGAAGGCTGGTAATATTTTTGAATGCTAGCTACGCTTTCATAACACATTAGCATGGTAAATTCGTTGTTGAtgcatttttattttctccgagctattaaaaaagaaatgtttTTGAGAGCTATCATTTACACCACTGCCCTTAGCGGCTTAGTTTACGATGTTCCTACATCCTCAACAATGCAGTGCTGGGGAAGCTAATCATTGCGAGCCACCTATTAATCCATTTTGAGAGAATCAATGCCGTTCAGCCCCATGCAGCCCGCCTGGCAAATGCATTATTGACTGCTGCATTGTACTCCCGCTTCCTTAAATGGCACAAGAAGAATAATCAGCCCCGCGCCTTGGCAGAATACGACGAGTTTGTGAGGATGGCGGGTTACATTGCATGGATGGGGCGGCTGGGCATGGGAAACTATTACTCGCTAAGTTGTTCATTTTTCTACCAAATGTATAGTATAGCTAACAAACAATGCTCAGCAATCAAGACCAATCAATACTTGACATGGATATCCTTTAGATGTATTGGCCTGTGTTAACTGAGCACAAACCACGCTTCTGTGACTATTTCATGTTCAATATCCGTGAAATTTAATGTCGATTTGCTCTGGTCGCTTGAAAGGCGGAATCATTTTCAGGGCGGCAAGTTCTTCAAACGTCTTGATGAGAGAGTCACTCGAGTCAACGAATCCATTCCATCCTTGCTTTCGGCTCTTGTTCATGCTATAAGTGGCCTCCGAGTCAGCTTAATTCTGCAACAAGGGTGCTCATTTGATGATTCTTACCTCAAGCTTCTTCCCCAACCCCCAAGAATCTCTTTATCCAGCAGGCCAAATATCTCCGGTACCTTATCAAAAGGATCCGGCTGCGGTGCCAGATTATGCCTTGCCTTCAAAGTCTCCCATGCCTGTCTAACTTCGGGCTTGTTTGCCCAGTCTTCGAATGTCCAGGCAACCCTGAACTTGCCAGGCGGCCCGAAGCCTCGAGGCGGGGGAGCAAGTGGCATTTCAACAGTCTGATACTTGGCATCATCCAGCTCAGGGATGCCATAGGGAATGCCATAAAGAGCAGCAAGGATGGGCCAGAATTGGCCATAAGTGAAAGTGCCGCCGTCAGCAATGTTCAGGGCTTGGTTGCGAGTGGAAGGGGTGAGAACGGTCCATTCGGCATGGTAGCCGATAAGAAGCGCAGACGATATGTGTTTCTCGACGTCCCAAGCAGTGATATCGCCAGGGAATTCAAGCGGCCTTCCAAGTTCCTTTTGAATAGCAGCGTACAGAGAAAAGCCGTGAGCAATGTTCATTGACGCATCGCGTACGGCACCAATGATGAAACCCGGCCGAGTCACGTTCCACTCGGTGTTGTTTTCACGCGACCATTTCCAGAGTAAATCTTCCTGTGGGTAGTAGAAGTTTGGTGCTGATGTAACGCGAGGGTTTGATTCTTCCATTGGGTTAATGCCCGGCCCAAGGTGCAATCCGTAATGCTTCCCGCCTGTTTGGAGAAGAAATCTCTTGGGGACTTTTTGCGCCAGGGTCAATGCAGAGAGAAAGTTTGACAACAGAAGCGCTATAATTGttaaaaatgaaaatgattTGATGATTAGACCTTGACTCACTATTCAGTCTTTCCAATTCATCGGTGTTAGACCAGACGCCCGCGGGCTGGATGTATGAGGAGAAAAACACATAATCGCTAATAATGAACGGTCAGCTTAGTTCAGTCATCATTACCTTTGTTTTACGAAATAAAATTccataaaaattaaagttgtCTGGCAAATATTAACTTACACATTTAGAATGTGTTCTGTCAATTGTTTGGCTATCTCTTCAGGCGACTCCAAAAAGTCGACTGCGAGATACTTGATGTTGCCTCCGATGAGAGACGCAGGCGGCTTTCTGCTCAGTGCATAGATGGTTCCCCAACGTTCTGGAGCCTCAGCCAGCACACGAATCATATGTGCACCAGTAATACCATTGGCGCCGGTCACAATGGCAGAGTATTTTTTGCCTTCAGCATCGGGGAAAGTAGGAAGGCCGTAGAACTCGTCTTTCGAGAAGACGCTGTGGGTCTTGAAATTGTTCCAGGCCATTGTAAACGGTAATAGAGTGATCAATGGTAGAATGAAAGAGTAGTAAGCAATCTAATCTCTGTGTGAGTGTAAGTGATGAGGAAACCAATGTCACAACCTCCGACGAGAATAAGGGTATTTATATGTTCTACACGCACGCAATGAGGCCTATGATGGACCAACATTACTTATTTACTAATCACAGAATTTCTAATGATGGATAGAGTTACAAGAATTACAGATTAGAACACAACCGGCCTATTCGTCGAATGTCTAGAAGCTCATACGCGCTTGATTGCTAAGAAACCATTTTCTACCTTATCTGGAAACCCCGCAggatccatccatccatccatcccaaCTTTACTCCACAACCAAAcgccccttttctttctttgcagcAACTAGTCCACCCACCCATACACTAAATTCTACTAGTTCTATCCGCAGCTAGTCCAGCTCAGAGCCAAAATAGTCGGCATCTTCTGAAGGCCATGGGGGCGCAATCACAACTCCGGGATTCCCGATGCAGCTGTATAGACAGTATTTAGATGTAAGAATTTCATGATCTCACGTTACAACAAACTTAATAACTAACTTAACAACTATAACttgagaattttttttttttttttttagcagcgAAAAGTTCCGACTAcaagccaaaagcaaaaggtGCCTACATGCTTGTAAATTCATTTTGAGATTCCAATACTTGAGATCCCGATATTTGCGGGGTAATACCCGAGAGTTACATTTATTGACAAAGATGTGTTCCGTAGACCAATTAAGACTTTCAGCTGGTTTGTCTTATGACAGTAATGAACTACGCAATTGTTGGAAATCTACAGACTACACGAGGCTTTATCATGGATGTACCCCTCATGTGAAACACCGAATCTATATCTCATTCGCCAGACAAGTTTATTCCTCTGCCACTAAGACACCGCGATACCTCATCTTCCCCTCTCTCAAAGCCTGCATTGCATCTTCCACGCCTTTCGTGGTAAGGGGCCATTTCATGATGGTGGGCTTGACATCATTTCGGACAGCAAAATCCAGCATTTTCTGGATTTCGGCGCGGGGTGCCCCTGCAGAGCCTTGAATGCTAATGCCCCGTGTCAACAAAGCCATCATGGGAACAGCAGATGTGTCGAAGCTAACGATTAGAGCGTAAATCTTGCCAGCCGTGGAGGTTAGCTGGATTATTCTGCTTAAACCCATTAGTCCCCGCTCAATTATTGTTTTTGAATTTCACTCTCTCTACTGACCGCTTGAAATCTGGCTGCGCACTTCCGCAGAGCAGCATGTGGTTCACTTGTTTGAT is drawn from Trichoderma asperellum chromosome 4, complete sequence and contains these coding sequences:
- a CDS encoding uncharacterized protein (antiSMASH:Cluster_4.3), producing the protein MNDVLRDSPFGQIVRFLSKNKYFQYAEERDGFQNPYYGSKTLQKEVEIELPTTAASSHTTLEGTTATGLARLNSQNTTTDAPLAGATDDVENGESDNPIERVVTMQSHSEAQRVESRPIKPTTTSDGTILVDWYTTDDPENPQNWSALRKGFVAFQIW
- a CDS encoding uncharacterized protein (EggNog:ENOG41~antiSMASH:Cluster_4.3); the encoded protein is MAWNNFKTHSVFSKDEFYGLPTFPDAEGKKYSAIVTGANGITGAHMIRVLAEAPERWGTIYALSRKPPASLIGGNIKYLAVDFLESPEEIAKQLTEHILNVDYVFFSSYIQPAGVWSNTDELERLNTLLLSNFLSALTLAQKVPKRFLLQTGGKHYGLHLGPGINPMEESNPRVTSAPNFYYPQEDLLWKWSRENNTEWNVTRPGFIIGAVRDASMNIAHGFSLYAAIQKELGRPLEFPGDITAWDVEKHISSALLIGYHAEWTVLTPSTRNQALNIADGGTFTYGQFWPILAALYGIPYGIPELDDAKYQTVEMPLAPPPRGFGPPGKFRVAWTFEDWANKPEVRQAWETLKARHNLAPQPDPFDKVPEIFGLLDKEILGGWGRSLSMNKSRKQGWNGFVDSSDSLIKTFEELAALKMIPPFKRPEQIDIKFHGY